CCCGGCTTTTACTCTGGGCGGAACCGGTGGCGGAATTGCCGATAATCAGCAGGAGCTGGAGGAAATTGCCACTCGCGGGATTCGTTTATCACCGATCAGCCAAATTCTGGTCGAAAAAGGAATTGCCGGCTGGAAAGAAATCGAGTTTGAAGTAATGCGAGATGCTAAAGGCAATGTCATTACCGTTTGTAGTATGGAAAACTTTGACCCGGTGGGAATTCATACCGGCGACTCGATTGTCGTGGCACCGTGTCAGACCTTGAGTGATAAAGAATTTCAGATGCTGAGAACCTCGGCCCTTAAAATTATTTCGGCCCTTAAGGTTGAAGGTGGCTGTAACTGCCAGTTTGCTTTAAATCCGGAAAACTTTAATTATGCGGTGATCGAGGTTAACCCACGGGTTTCGCGATCGTCAGCCTTGGCTTCAAAGGCCACGGGTTATCCGATTGCCAAGGTGGCCAGCCAGATTGCCATCGGTTTTTCATTGGATGAAATTATCAACGAAGTAACCGGAACAACAACGGCTTGTTTTGAGCCGGCCTTAGATTATATCGTCGTTAAATTTCCTCGTTGGCCGTTTGATAAATTTGTTTATGCCAAACGAACTCTCGGCACTCAGATGAAAGCGACCGGCGAAATTATGTCGATCGGTTCGAGCTTTGAACATGCGATGATGAAAGCAATTCGTTCGATTGAGTTGGGGATGGAAACATTGACCATCGAACGGTTGGTGGAAGCGAGCGATGAGGAAATCATGAAAATGCTTTCAGCTTCCGATGATGAACGTTCTTTTGTTGTTTACGAAGCGATTAAACGGGGCGTTTCGCTGGATACTATTTTTGCCAAAACAAAAATTGATAAATGGTTTTTAGACAAGCTTCGTCATCTGGCGGTGATGGAAAAAGATCTGGCAACTTTGGGATTAACCGAAGAGCGGGTTCGCGTGGCCAGAGAAATTGGCTTTTTAGATAAAACGATTGAAGAATTATCCGGCGAAAAAATTAAAGAAGATCCCAAGACCTATGCTTCTTTTAAAATGGTTGATACCTGTGCCGGCGAATTTGCTGCCCAGACACCGTATTTTTATTCGACCCGGGATAAAGAAAATGAAGCGGCATTATTTATCGAAGAACATCCCACCGGCAAAAAACGGATTTTGGTGCTGGGTTCCGGCCCGATTCGGATTGGTCAGGGGATTGAGTTTGATTATTGTTCGGTTCATTGTGCCTGGGCGTTACGGGAAAAGGGTTATGAAGCGATTTTTATCAATAATAATCCCGAAACGGTATCAACTGATTTTGACACTTCCGACCGACTTTATTTTGAACCATTAACCAAAGAAGATGTCCGTTCAGTTGTTGAAACCGAAAAACCCATTGGGGCGATTGTTCAATTTGGCGGGCAAACAGCGATTAAACTGACCCGTTATCTGGAAGAAATGGGAGTTCCGGTATTGGGCACCTCACCAACGAATATTGATGCAGCCGAAGATCGCGAAGTATTTGATCAGTTACTGGAATCGTGTCAGATCCCCAGACCACAGGGCGAAACTGTCTATACCACCGCCGAAGCCGTTGAAGTGGCCGAACGGTTGGGCTTCCCGGTTTTGTTGCGGCCTTCCTATGTTTTAGGCGGACAAAATATGATAATTGCTTATGAATCTGAAGATGTCGTTGAATATATGGATATCATTACCACGGTGGCACTGGAAAATCCGGTCCTCATTGATAAATATCTGATGGGGAAAGAAGTTGAAGTTGATGCGATCAGTGATGGTGAAAATTATCTGATTCCCGGGATTATGGAACATATTGAACGGGCCGGGGTACATTCCGGCGACTCGATTTCAGTTTATCCGCCACAAACGTTGGATCAACGCACCAAAGATACCATTATTGATTATACCGGCCGTCTGGTAAAAGCACTGGACATCGTTGGGATGGTCAATATCCAATATGTTATTTATAAAAACGAAGTTTACGTTATCGAAGTTAATCCGCGCTCTTCGCGAACCGTCCCTTATATTTCGAAGGTTACCGATATTCCGATGGTCAACATTGCGACGAAAATGATGTTGGGTGATAAGCTGACAGACCTTGGTTATAAACCGGGTCTTTATCCGGAGGGTGAATACGTAGCCGTTAAGGTTCCGGTATTCAGTTTTTCAAAACTTCAGGATGTCGATACCCAATTGGGACCGGAAATGAAATCGACCGGCGAAGTGTTGGGGGTTGCCAAAACTTTTGCCGATGCTTTATATAAAGGGCTGGTGGCTTCAGGAAATAAAATGGAACGTTCCGGTGGCGTGTTACTGACCGTTAAAGACCGCGATAAGGAAGCAATCGTTGAGATTGGCCGCCAATTCCATGAAATTGGTTTTACGATTTATGGAACGGTGGGAACCGCGTTAGTTTTAAATGAAAACAATATCCCGACCAAGGTGGTTCGACGGATGGCGGAAAGCAAACCCAATATCGGAGATTTGCTGGAAAGCGGAAAAGTTACCTATGTAATTTCAACCTCAACAAAAGGTCGAATGCCGGAAAATGATAGTGTCCGGATGCGACGTAAATCTGTTGAAAGTTCAATTACCTTGCTGACTTCACTGGATACCGCACAAGCTTTGCTGGATTGTTTAAAATCAAATCGGACAATGGCAAAAATTGAATTAGTTGATATTAAAGAAATTCGATAGCAGGTGCTATTTTTTAACAAAAGAACTTATTCAATTACATTGAATAAGTTCTTTTAATTTGATAAAATTAAAGGAACGCTAGTAAAGATCAATTATTAATAAGGAAGGATGACAGATGAAAACACGGTCAAACAAGATTAAAATGAGTTTTATTGCGGTTGCGACTGTTATTCTTTTTTTTCTGCTGAGTTGGTGTTACGTATCCTTGATTAATCGTGTGTTGAGCGAGCAAACATTTTTATACCTGTCAGAAGTGGGGAGTCGTGGTGCGGACCTAGTCGAAAGCAAGGTAAACAATGAACTGGAAAATTTGATAACCATCAGCAAACTCGTTGAAGCGCAGGGGAATTTTGATCAAAATGCCATGATGAATATGATCAGACTCCAGGCCGCCGACGGTAACTACAAACGAATGGGGATTGCGTTGCCAACGGGTGAGGTTTTGACCAGCGACGGATTAGTTTATAATATTAAACAGCGTACTTATTTTCAGGAAGCAATCAAAGGTCAGGCGGTAGTATCGGACTCCATCGCAGATTTATCCGATGGAGAGGAAATTAATGTTTATGCCGCACCGATTTTTCGTAATAATGAAGTGGTCGCATTGGTGCTGGCTTCGGTAAAAACGGATGATCTGAAAAAATACCTGGAGGTTGACAGTTTTTCGAACCAGGGCTATTCTTATATTGTTAAAGCCAATGGCGAGGCTGTGGTCGCTTCGGCGCATCCCAATAGTCTGGGAGACTTTGATAATGTGTTTGATGAACTCAAAGATGCAAAGTTGATTGATGGTGATAGTTTAAAAACGGTCAGCCAAAAAATGGCCAAAAGAGAAAGCGGCAGTTATACCAGTTTTTATGGGGAGCTGGAACGCCATACGATTTACGAACCGCTGGCGATTAATGACTGGTACTTGATGACGGTCGTGCCAACCAGGGTTGTTAGTGTTCAAACCACGCAAATCACTTCGTATTCATTTGCGTTAATCGGAGCTGCGTTATTAGCAATTGCCTTATTGTTTATTATTATTTTGATTTTCCAGAATCGTTCAAAAAGGAGACTTGAACGAATCGCCTATGTGGATGAAATAACAAATGGTAATAATTGGCAGAAATTTAAGTTGGAAGCAGCTGAAATTTTAGAATTAAAAAATCAGGGAAACTGTGCCCTGCTAACCTTTGATATCGATCGGTTCCGTTTTATTAATGAGGAATACGGCAATGAAAAAGGCGATGAAGTTCTGCGCATGGTGGTTGATATTTTAAAAGTCCGGATGGGTAAACGGGAGAGTTATGCCAGAGTATCCGGGGATCATTTTGCGATTCTTTGTTCCTGTGAAGATCGCAATAAGATTACCTTTCGCATCAAAGACTTTATTCGCATCTTAAATATTGAAAGAGAAGCGATTGGCATTAAAGAACGGCTTTCCTGCCATTTTGGAATTTACATTATTGAAGATAAAACCGGCAACCTCGAAAATATTAGAGAAAAAGCCAATATGGCAAGGATTGCCGCTAAAACTGCCGAAAACGAATCGTGGTTTTTTTATTCGGATACTTTTAGAAAAAAAATTGGCGACGAAAAAGCAATTCTTGATGAAATGGAAGATGCCCTTGAACACCATGAGTTTGAAATGTTTTTGCAACCTAAATATAACTTGCACCAAAACCAATATTGCGGTTGCGAGGCCTTGGTGCGTTGGCGGCATCCGCAAAAAGAGTTGATTTTTCCCGGAGACTTTATTCCGATTTTCGAACAAACCGGGTTTATCAAAAAATTGGATATGTTTATGATTGAAGAAGCTTGCAAGTTGCTGAAACGATGGGAAGACAAACAATATCCGGAAATGACAATTTCGGTAAATGTTTCCAGAAAAAATCTGAAACAAACCTGCTTTATTCCCAATGTCCTAAAAATAACGAACAAATATCAGATCAAGCGACATTGTCTGGAAATCGAATTAACGGAATCCAGTATCTTCGAAGACGTCGAGCGGATGATTGAAGTGGGCAAATCGTTTCGAAGTTATGGTTTTAAAGTATCGATGGACGATTTTGGATCAGGTTATTCATCCATTAACTTATTAGGTACGTTGCCCTTGGATGTTATTAAAATTGATCAGGGTTTCTTTAAACATAACCTTCAAAACAGGCAAAATTATATTGTTGTCGAAGCGATGATTGATCTAATCAAAAAATTGGGAATGACTGTTGTGGCAGAAGGCATTGAAACCATCGAAGAAGTTGAAACATTAAGAGCACTGGACTGTGATATTATACAGGGGTACTACTTTGGGAAACCGGAAACGGTTGATGATGTTGAAAAGAAAATTTTTAAAAATTGATCTGAGTTGCTGAAGGGGAAAAAATGGATACTAAAAACATTCGAATTGGCGAGATCCTTAAAAATGCCGGGTATATAACTGAAGAACATTTACAAGAGGCGTTGGTTTATCAAAAGATAGACAAAACTAAACGACTGGGCAGTATTCTGGTTGATTATGGTTATTTAACTGAAGAACAACTGCTTGACGCTTTGTCAAAGCGGTTAGATGTGGAAGTTGTTAATCTTCCGGATATTGGCATTGATCTTGAAGCCGCTGCGAAAATACCTCAAAGTACCGCTGTAAAATATAATCTTATTCCCATTAGTCATGAAAATAACCGTTTGTTGGTAGTAATGAATGATCCGATGGATTTTTATGCTATTGAAGACATCAGGCTGCTAACCAACATGCCGATTGACGTGGTATTGGGGGGAAAAGTGGCGATTCAAACGGCCATTCAAAAGGTTTATACTGAAATTGAAGCCAGAAAAGCGGCGTCAACGGCCAACAAAGCGGTGGTTGGTGGCAGTATTTCTTCGGTTGAAAATATTGTCACTAACGAAGGTGATGCACCGGTTGTCAGTCTGGTTAATTCGATTCTGTTAAAAGGTCATAATGCCGGAGCCAGTGATATCCACATTGAACCCTTTGAAGATAAAACCCTGATCCGGATGCGAATTGACGGATTAATTGTCGATTATATGTCATTGTCGAATACGCTGCATCAATCAATGATCGCCCGGGTCAAAATTTTATCGAATTTAGATATCGCTGAACGTCGCGTCCCTCAGGATGGTCACTTTCGGGTCAAAATTGATGGTGTGGAATTAAATGTGCGAACCTCCAGTATTCCAACGGTTTATGGCGAAAAAATAGTGTTGCGTTATTTGAGTATGAATACATCGCTCGATCATGCCGGACAATTTGGAATGAATGATCAGGATTATAAAAAAATTATTAAAATCCTCCAAAGTCCTCATGGGGTGGTTTATATTACCGGCCCTACCGGAAGTGGAAAAACAACGACTTTATATATGATTCTGGAAATGTTGAGTAAACGATCGGTAAATATTGCCACCATTGAAGATCCGGTGGAAAGAAAATTGGCGGGGGTTAATCAAACGCAGGTGAATGTTCTGGCTGGTCTGACCTTTGATTCCGGACTACGATCAATTCTGCGACAGGACCCGGATATTATCATGGTTGGTGAAACAAGAGACAACGAAACCGCATCGATCGTGGTTCGGGCGGCGATCACCGGGCATCTGGTACTTTCGACTTTGCATACCAACGATGCCGTATCAGCGATTGTCCGACTGGAAGATATGGGCGTTGAATCATATATGGTAGGCAGTTCCTTAACCGGAGTTGTGGCTCAACGGCTGGTGAAAAAGATATGCGAAAATTGTAAAGAGCAATATTTAACCAATGACATCGAACGGTTCCATTTAGGCGAAGATGTCAAAACCCTTTACCGCGGCAGAGGTTGCAATGTCTGTAACAATACCGGCTATAAAGGGCGAATTGCCATTCATGAAATTCTGGCAGTTGATAAAACGATCAGAACAATGGTTTCAAGAAAAAATGCCATCGAAGATATCTATGCTTATGTTGAAAAAAATCAAAAGGTGATTCCGCTTCGGGACAGTGTTGCAAATTTGACCAGAGCTGGCGTGACCACCATGGAAGAATATCTAAAACTATCCTATTACGTAGAATAAGGAGAAAAAATGGTAAGCTTATTAGATTTGGTTGCTTATGGACGAGAAAATAAGTGTTCAGATATTCATCTGACTCAAGGATTACCACCGGTGTTCAGAAAAAACGGAAAGCTTTTCCGAAGTAATTTTAATCATACACCAAAAGATACCGAAGCCTGGATTTTCAGCATGCTGAATTTCAAGCAAAAAGAAAAATTGGAAGCGAATGAAGATGTCGATTTTTCACATGTGACCCCAGAAGGGTTGAGGCAGCGGGTGAATGTTTACCGCCAGCAGGGACAATATACGGCGGCTATTCGGTTGCTCAATGATACCATGCCGACCTTTGAAGAATTGGGATTACCGCCGATTATTAGAAAACTGGCCGATGAACCGCGGGGACTGATCCTGATTACCGGCCCGACCGGGAGCGGAAAATCAACAACGCTGGCATCAATGATTGACTATATCAATACCAATCGGGCTTCGCATATTCTTACAATTGAAGATCCGATTGAATACAAACATAATCATAAAAAAGGCATTGTTCATCAACGGGAAGTGGGCATGGACGTGGTCTCTTTTGAAGCGGCATTGCGCTCCTGTTTGCGGGAAGATCCAGATGTTATTCTGGTCGGGGAAATGCGTGACTATGAAACCATTTCGGCGGCCGTTACCGCCGCCGAAACCGGACATCTGGTATTATCGACATTACACACGATTGGTGCGGCCAATACCATTGACCGAATCATTGATGTTTTTCCTACGCACAGCCAGCAGCAGATTAGAGCCCAATTATCGAGCACGATAAAAGGGGTGGTGACCCAACAATTGGTTCCACTTGCCGATGGCACCGGGCAGATGGCGGCACTGGAAATTATGTTGGGTACCGATGCGGTCCTGAATCTGATCCGCGAACGAAAAACCCATCAATTGGCATCAGTCATGCAAACCGGCGGCCGGGAAGGGATGAGAACACTGAATGCAGATCTTGTTCAGCTGGTCAGAGAAGGAAAAATTACCTATGAAACCGGTTTGGAGTGGGCGACCGATAGAAATGAGTTTAACCAGTATTTTGGCCGAAAATAAGACCTTAATCAAGTGAAGGGCTAAACGAAACGGTTTCTTAAAACATTTGGTTAGAATGACTCCTAAAAGTGGATGATTACCCTTTAAAATGGTCATTGTAATGAAAAAAAGAGTGTCAGCTGAGTCTTTCTGATGCGGTAAGATGTCACGAAAATGTAAAAGAAACTTCAAATATTCTAAAATTAACTTGACATTGAGCCGGCGTTAATCTAATATAATGCTATAAAGTGCCTGATTTAAGGGGCTGTATCGAAATGGCGGGGCAAAAGAAGCAAACTTCAAGTTGCAAAAAAATTGTCACAAAGTTGTAAAAAGAGCTTGACTTTTAAGCATGAATATTCTAAAATAAAGCAACAGAAAAAATAAACAAAGGCATAACAGGTGAAAACTTGGGACGCAAAGCTATAGGGTCTAAGTCGATGGATTGTTTAAAATTCATTATGATACGACAGCCAGTTGCCACACGGTGAAAGTGTGGCTTTTTTTGACCCTTAAATTGCAAAGGGAAGGTAAAAAGTCTGAAATCTGTTTGCGGGGGCTAAAGTTCTTTTGGCGGATGTCGAAAAAAGAAGTAACAAAAAGAAGATATGCTGACTATGTTTTAAATCAGAATGACTACTAAGTTAAAATTATATTAAGGTAAAAAAAGCGATGATGTGCGATAATATCAGCGTAAATGATGTTTATGAATCACCTTGAGGCGCAGGTGATGATATAGAGCTTGAATAATAAAAAAGAAAAAGGAGCAAACAAATGGAATTATTTAACCGAATTAAGAAAAACAAAAAAGGGTTTACCTTGGTGGAAATTATTGTCGTATTGGTTATCTTGGCAATCTTGGCGGCGTTTACAATACCGACGATGCTGGGATTTGTTAACGATGCTAAAGGTAAAGCTTTAATTGCTGAAGCAAGAGAAGTTTATGTAGCGTCACAAGCTATTGCTACAGAATATATTGCATCTGGTAAAACTATCGCTGCGACAGATCTGAATTCAAAATCAGTTGAACCAGCTACTGCTGGTGCAAGCCTACAAATGCAAACTTATTTAAAAAATGATCTAAAGATTTCGGATGTTGATATTACAAAAGCTGCGGATTCCCCTAAACCATCAGATGATGATGCGGCATGGTTGGTAACATTCGATGGAACTACGGGGAAAGTAACAGAAATATATTTTGTTAAGGATGGTTATTCAATTACAATTTCAGAACCAGCTGGAACCTCAACAGTAGTAAAACTTTAAATAAAAAGAGGTTACAAGCTGTTATAGCATAAATAAGACATCGATTATGCGCCATAAGAGATGCTCTCCCCCTCCCAAGGCGCAAACTTGTCATTGGGTTTGCATTTTGGGAGGGGGAGATTTTTTATTAAAAATGATATGTAGATTAGGATATGATAATGTTTGATTTTGCATTAAGTAGAGGCATCATTTAGCAGAGTTATTTGATTAAAGCAAAAAAAAGACTCTATTCGTTAAAAAAAATTGAGTTAAGACCATTGAAAAATGATAAAATAAAAATTCATTATAATACAGTTGTTCGATAATTATGTGATGATTTGAAATGTGTTTATATAAAGTCATGGAGGTACTTTGTGCAACCAATTAACCAATACCAGTTTCCTCCTGAAAAGAATGAGTCCATTTTTTTTCGTCAAGGCATTTCATTGGTTGTTATAACTATTCTTGTTTTTATAGCATTCATTATTGGAGGATTGGTTTTTAGTTATCAAAAAACTGCTGATGCCGCAAACGCCCGTCTGGTTTATTTAGCAGCTAGTGCTAAAGCGGTGGAGTATAAGGCCTCTGGTAATTATCATACGCCAGTCCAAGCCGATTTGATAGATCTGATCGGGGAAGAAGTCAATCAAGATGCCCATATTGAAGTTTTTGATGACAAACAGGATGCGGTGATTGATTATATTGTTTATATTAAAAACGGATTAGTCACCCGGTATTCACCGGGAGAGTTGATCGTCAGTAAAGAATAATAAATCTTTATTGGCTGTTTGATAGTAGCCGTGAAATTGATTATAAGGGATAGGGAACTACCGTAATATAGTTCAATTATTTGTTCATCAGAAAGGATATCAGTGGAGATGGTCGTATTTGTTAACATCATCCTTTATGTTTATATATTTGTCCTTGGTCTTGTAATTGGCAGTTTCCTTAATGTAGTCATCTATCGACTGCCGCAGGAGATTTCGGTTGCCAAAGGGCGTTCGTTCTGTCCGCATTGCCACGCTCCAATCAAAGGTTATCATAATATTCCGGTGTTTAGTTATTTTTGGTTGCGCGGTAAATGCGCCGATTGTAAAGAACCAATCGCCATTCGTTATCCATTGGTAGAATTTTTTACCGGTTTAATGGGGATTGCTATTTTGGCAGTTTATGGATTTTCTTTTCAGTGGGTTGTTGCTTTTGCCATAGGGGCTATTTTAATTTGCATTACGATGATCGATTTTGATACCATGACCATTCCGAATGGCCTGGTTATTACGTTAATGGTTCCGGCACTGTTATGTTTTTTTCTTTTTCCCCAGATTGGGCTACTTGCTCGTGTGATTGGTATTTTTGTTGTCAGTTTGCCAATGCTGATTTTGATTCTTTTTATCGGGGACGCTTTTGGCGGTGGCGATATTAAACTGATGGCAGTGGCGGGGTTTATGTTAGGTTGGCAAAATACGCTTTTAGCAACGTTTATTGCCTTAATTTTGGGTGGCGGTGTTGCCGTTTATTTATTGGCCCAAAAAACAGCAGATAAACATATGGCCTTTGGGCCCTATTTATGCATCGGAATAATGACAAGTATAATTTTTGGTGATATAATAATAGGGTGGTATTTAAGCCTTTTTGGGTTATAATAACAGCACTGATCAGATCATTAATGGAGGAGCTATGCCTGTTTATCAATACACTGCAAAAAATTTACAGTCCGAAGTTATTCGGGGAACGATGGAAGCATCAACTCCGGATGTCGTGCGGCGAAATTTGCGCCAGAAAAATGAATTTGCATTAAAAATCCAGGAAGTAAATGAGCATAAACAGGTCTATAAACTCAAGCCGATGGAGATTTCTGATTTTTCACGGCAGATTGCCAGCATGTTGGCGGCTGGAATTACGATGATCCGGGCGATTAGCATTATCGAAGAGCGAGATATAAAACCAAAGATTAAAAAGGTGTATGAAAAATTACATACAGAAGTCGAAAATGGGAATACCTTGTCACATGCGATGGAACAAACCGGCGGGTCTTTTCCGGAACTGTTGATTAATATGTATAAATCAGGGGAGGCCAGCGGGCAGATGGAAGAAACGGCCCGGAAAATGGCCGAACATTACGAAAAGGAACACAAATTGCGGACTAAAATTAAAGGTGCGATGACTTATCCGATGATTCTTTTTGTAGTTACCGTGATTGTGGTACTGGTAGTGTTTACCTTGATTTTGCCCCAGTTTTTCACCTTATTTGAAGGAATTGAATTGCCGGCGATTACCCGACTGATGATCAATATCAGCACGTCGATGACCAGCTTCTGGTATCTATATGTTATTGGATTATTAGCGATAATTGCGATGGTGGCATTTTTATTAAGCTTGCCCACTGTTAAACGGGCAGTTGATCAATTAAAACTGCGCATTCCCCGAATTGGTAAATTGATGAAAACTATTTATACCGCCCGGTTTTCCAGAACGTTAAGTTCGCTTTATTCGAGTGGTTTGGCAATGATCAATGCGTTGGAAATCAGTGGTTCAATAATTGGCAATACTTATTTACAAAACCAGTTTCCACATGTTATTGAACAAGTGCGAAATGGCGAACCGCTTTCCGCATCGATCCAAAGTATCAACGGCTTTGATTCAAAATTAGTCTCAACGATTTATATCGGGGAAGAGTCCGGGAATTTGGATGAAATGTTAAATAACGTCGCCGATTCATTTGATTACGAAGCAGAAATGGCAACAACACGATTAGTTGCTTTTATTGAACCAATTATGATTATTATAATGGCCGTGATGGTTGGTGGGATCATGTTATCGGTAATGTTGCCAATTATGACCTTATATCAAAACATCGGATAGGAAGAGTGTATATGCAGACGATCGTCTTTTTTTCAAATGATGGAATCCAAATCATCCAGGGTGCGATGAAACGGGGGCAATTGATTGTGTCTCATTTTCAAACGCTCCCTTTTGAACCGGGAACGCTGATTAATGGGGTAATTACCAACGAAGATGCAGTAAAACTGATTATCGCTGAGGCCGCTGCGAATAATAAAAAATTATTCAAAAATGTAAAACTGATTATTGACAGCAGTTTAATTGCGATAAAAAATGTCGCGGTTCCCAAACTGAAACCAAAAGAACTCGAGGCTTTGGCGGTTGCTGAATTTGAAGATAGTGCCGGAAATTATGAAGAATTGCTGGTTGACTATTCGATGATTCCGGGCCCTGAGGGAATGAATATCTTTTGTTGTGGCATTGAAAAACGGGTTGTTGAAGCTTATGTCAATTTGTTTAAAAGTGTCAATATCCCAATAATGAGTATTGACGCCGGTCTGAATGCGATCGTTCAATATGTCTCGGGAAGTAAAGATTATAACGGAATGACCTTCGCGATTAATATTTTGGACGGTAAAAATCTGGTCTCGATATTATTTGAAAATGGTATTTATGTTTTTTCTAATCGATCCCGATTATTGGCCGAAAGAGGCACCAATGCGTTTGCCGAAGAATTATCTGGAAAACTGTCGTCCCTGATTCAATTTAACAAGTCACAAAAATCCGAATATTCATTAAACATGAGCGTCTATGCCGGGATGGACGAATATGAATTAAATACCTTAAAGACGGTTATTTTTGATCCGGAAATTGCGTTGTTTATTATTCCGCAAACTTCCAATATCAAAATTGGCTTTAAAATTGAAGAAGTTTTTGATTTTGGCAAATTTATTTATCCGATTGTCGGTTTTTTTACTGGAAGCAAGCCGATTAATCTGGCAGTTGTTTATAAAAAAAGCAATATTGTTAAAAAGGAAATTCCGATTGCTTATAAAGTTTTGGCTCTACCAGCCGGAATGATGCTATTGTTTTTATTGATTTTTGCAGCTTTTTTTGCCTTGAACTACAATGCGCAGAATAAACTGGCAGGGTTTAATGATTATATTAGCAACCAGAATAATCAGGATGATTATTTAAAAGCAAACGCTTTGTCGGATGAGGTGACAGCCATTGAGGCGCAAATTACTAATATGGAAAGGATCAATAAAGCCATTAATAGTAATCCCAAAGTGGTTTCAGATAAAATGAATCATTTAGTCAGTTTAACTAACAGTGTGATTGAATTGAATACCCTTGGTTATGACGGCACAACCGGAGCGATCCATATTACGGCAATGGCTAAAAATGAACTGGACGCATCGGCGTATGTGGAACGATTAAAAGCGACGCAGTATTTTACCCAGTTGGATTATACCGGTTACGAGCAAGTGACCACAACGCGAACCGAAACGTCAACCACGACGTTAACAACAAGTAGCAGTAAAACGACCAATACAACGACAACAAAGGCTTATAGCTTTACCGTGGATGCTTATTTGAAGGCGGGGGTTTGATCATGAATAAATTAAGCCGAAGAGAGAAAATATTAATTTATGTTCTGGCCTGCTTTTTGATTGGAATGTTTGGTCTTTATTTTATCGTCAAACCAAGTTTGGAAAATTATCTGGCGGTTTCCGCT
This is a stretch of genomic DNA from Acetobacterium woodii DSM 1030. It encodes these proteins:
- the carB gene encoding carbamoyl-phosphate synthase large subunit; translation: MPLRSDVKRVLVIGSGPIVIGQAAEFDYAGTQACKALKNYGLEVILINSNPATIMTDKAMADKIYIEPLTLEVVKRVILLEKPDSILSTLGGQTGLTLSMQLAKEGFLEAHGVKLLGANLETIEKAEDRQAFKDMMREIGEPCIPSKVVLTVEDALGFAKTIGYPVIVRPAFTLGGTGGGIADNQQELEEIATRGIRLSPISQILVEKGIAGWKEIEFEVMRDAKGNVITVCSMENFDPVGIHTGDSIVVAPCQTLSDKEFQMLRTSALKIISALKVEGGCNCQFALNPENFNYAVIEVNPRVSRSSALASKATGYPIAKVASQIAIGFSLDEIINEVTGTTTACFEPALDYIVVKFPRWPFDKFVYAKRTLGTQMKATGEIMSIGSSFEHAMMKAIRSIELGMETLTIERLVEASDEEIMKMLSASDDERSFVVYEAIKRGVSLDTIFAKTKIDKWFLDKLRHLAVMEKDLATLGLTEERVRVAREIGFLDKTIEELSGEKIKEDPKTYASFKMVDTCAGEFAAQTPYFYSTRDKENEAALFIEEHPTGKKRILVLGSGPIRIGQGIEFDYCSVHCAWALREKGYEAIFINNNPETVSTDFDTSDRLYFEPLTKEDVRSVVETEKPIGAIVQFGGQTAIKLTRYLEEMGVPVLGTSPTNIDAAEDREVFDQLLESCQIPRPQGETVYTTAEAVEVAERLGFPVLLRPSYVLGGQNMIIAYESEDVVEYMDIITTVALENPVLIDKYLMGKEVEVDAISDGENYLIPGIMEHIERAGVHSGDSISVYPPQTLDQRTKDTIIDYTGRLVKALDIVGMVNIQYVIYKNEVYVIEVNPRSSRTVPYISKVTDIPMVNIATKMMLGDKLTDLGYKPGLYPEGEYVAVKVPVFSFSKLQDVDTQLGPEMKSTGEVLGVAKTFADALYKGLVASGNKMERSGGVLLTVKDRDKEAIVEIGRQFHEIGFTIYGTVGTALVLNENNIPTKVVRRMAESKPNIGDLLESGKVTYVISTSTKGRMPENDSVRMRRKSVESSITLLTSLDTAQALLDCLKSNRTMAKIELVDIKEIR
- a CDS encoding bifunctional diguanylate cyclase/phosphodiesterase, producing MKTRSNKIKMSFIAVATVILFFLLSWCYVSLINRVLSEQTFLYLSEVGSRGADLVESKVNNELENLITISKLVEAQGNFDQNAMMNMIRLQAADGNYKRMGIALPTGEVLTSDGLVYNIKQRTYFQEAIKGQAVVSDSIADLSDGEEINVYAAPIFRNNEVVALVLASVKTDDLKKYLEVDSFSNQGYSYIVKANGEAVVASAHPNSLGDFDNVFDELKDAKLIDGDSLKTVSQKMAKRESGSYTSFYGELERHTIYEPLAINDWYLMTVVPTRVVSVQTTQITSYSFALIGAALLAIALLFIIILIFQNRSKRRLERIAYVDEITNGNNWQKFKLEAAEILELKNQGNCALLTFDIDRFRFINEEYGNEKGDEVLRMVVDILKVRMGKRESYARVSGDHFAILCSCEDRNKITFRIKDFIRILNIEREAIGIKERLSCHFGIYIIEDKTGNLENIREKANMARIAAKTAENESWFFYSDTFRKKIGDEKAILDEMEDALEHHEFEMFLQPKYNLHQNQYCGCEALVRWRHPQKELIFPGDFIPIFEQTGFIKKLDMFMIEEACKLLKRWEDKQYPEMTISVNVSRKNLKQTCFIPNVLKITNKYQIKRHCLEIELTESSIFEDVERMIEVGKSFRSYGFKVSMDDFGSGYSSINLLGTLPLDVIKIDQGFFKHNLQNRQNYIVVEAMIDLIKKLGMTVVAEGIETIEEVETLRALDCDIIQGYYFGKPETVDDVEKKIFKN
- a CDS encoding GspE/PulE family protein: MDTKNIRIGEILKNAGYITEEHLQEALVYQKIDKTKRLGSILVDYGYLTEEQLLDALSKRLDVEVVNLPDIGIDLEAAAKIPQSTAVKYNLIPISHENNRLLVVMNDPMDFYAIEDIRLLTNMPIDVVLGGKVAIQTAIQKVYTEIEARKAASTANKAVVGGSISSVENIVTNEGDAPVVSLVNSILLKGHNAGASDIHIEPFEDKTLIRMRIDGLIVDYMSLSNTLHQSMIARVKILSNLDIAERRVPQDGHFRVKIDGVELNVRTSSIPTVYGEKIVLRYLSMNTSLDHAGQFGMNDQDYKKIIKILQSPHGVVYITGPTGSGKTTTLYMILEMLSKRSVNIATIEDPVERKLAGVNQTQVNVLAGLTFDSGLRSILRQDPDIIMVGETRDNETASIVVRAAITGHLVLSTLHTNDAVSAIVRLEDMGVESYMVGSSLTGVVAQRLVKKICENCKEQYLTNDIERFHLGEDVKTLYRGRGCNVCNNTGYKGRIAIHEILAVDKTIRTMVSRKNAIEDIYAYVEKNQKVIPLRDSVANLTRAGVTTMEEYLKLSYYVE